CGATCGGAATGCTTGTCGTCGCCGCGACATCACACGGTGCGGAAACACGGCCCAATTTTTTGTTGATCGCGATCGATGATCTGAATGACTATGTCGGCTGCCTGGACGGGCATCCGAATGCGATCACTCCAAACCTTGACCGCTTGGCCGAACGCGGGGTCCTTTTCACTCGTGCCTATTGCAATTCACCAGTTTGCCAACCGTCACGCACCAGTCTTTGGACTGGCCTACGACCGACCACGACTGGCATCACCGCGAATCGATCTCCGTGGTTTCGCGAAAGTTCAAATCATCCCGATGCCGTGTCGCTGCCACAGGCGATGGCGTCGGCCGGATACAGCACACTTGGTTTTGGCAAACTATTCCACGTCGGTCGACAGGCCGAATCAGCGGTCGAATGGCAGCGTTCAAATGTCTTCAGTTACGGTCCACGACAGAAGCCAAAGTTAAATTATGCCTCTGGCGATTCCATCACCGACTGGGGCGTTCCCCCGAAAGATCGCGATCAAGCGTCAAGCTTTGATCCGATCATCGCCGATCGCACGATCGCCGCACTGAACGACCGTCACAGCCGACCTCTTCTGCTGGGCTGCGGTTTTTACCGGCCACACACGCCGCTGTATGCCGCCAGCCAATGGTTCGATATGCATCCCGAAGCCGACATCGCCCTGCCCCAAACCATTCCAGACGACAACGACGACCTGGTTTACTTTGGCCGACGACCACGACGTCCCCAGGACATCGAAGCGCCAGGTCTGTTCAACCAAGATTGGGCGGAGAAGACGGGGAAATGGAAAGACGTTCTGCGAGCCTATTTGGCGTGCACCTCGGCCATGGATCATCAACTCGGTCGTGTCTTGGATGCGCTGGATCGTGGTCCCCATGCCAAGAACACCTATGTGATTGTGTTCTCCGACCACGGATGGCACTTGGGTGAGAAACGGCATTGGGGCAAAGCCGCATTGTGGGAACAGACCACACGGATCCCCATGATCGTGGCTGGGCCAGGCATCCCCAGCGGCATCCGATACGATCAACCGGTCGACCTACTAACGATTGCCCCGACCGTATTGGATTACGCAGGCGTTCAACCTCTCGGCGAACTGGATGGGCATTCACTGCGGCCAATCCTGGAAGACCCCACCCGAAATTGGCCCCATCCAGTGCTCACGACATTTGTTGACCACCATGCATTGCGGACGCCACGTTGGCGATACATCCGTTACTCTTCCGGCGAGGAGGAGTTGTACGATCACTCCCGCGACTCCGAAGAATTTGAAAACTTGGCCGTCACCCACCGGCAAGATGCCCAGGTGCAGTCGACCTTGGCTGAGCTGAGGAAGCGAATGTCTGACTTGCTATCGCCTTGAAGCACCAACACGTGCCCAGACGATTGTCTGCTCCGCCAACAAACGTACCGGACTAACGAATCTGAGGCGACCGCGTAAGGCTGTCAAAGAAAAGTTTCCAGGTGCGATCCACGTCAATCTCGCTGACTCGCAACATCTCGCCGTGACGTTGTGATCTTTCAAAAGCCAACGTTCGCTGCAGTCGAGGTGTAGAAACGACCTCCATCTTGCACAACGTCGGATCCATCAGCCAAGCGATGTCGCCGACATCGAAAAAGCCTTTCGTGACCTTGGCGAATTGCGGCTTCTGGTCTCGAAATCGATGCAGAAACTCTCCGGTGGCTCCCATCGGGGCAAGCCTTGCTTTCGTTTCTGCATACGGAATCGTCAGTTTGGTTCCTGTGTCGAACCACACCAACGGTACCTGGCTTTCCAACAAAGCTTGAACGGCGATCACATCGCCCACGACATTGAACTGAACCGTTCGCTCCGGCCAGTGGTGGGCACAGCGGGCATGAAAGACAACCCGCAGGTAGGGTTGAATGTCGGGTGCCTGCAGTATGGCACTTGCTGTATTGGTCGCGGCTCCCAACACGACAACCCAAAGCGGATTGCTCGGCGACGCCTGCCTTGCCAGCCTAACGATGAGATCCGCTCCCTCACTGGAAGTGGGGACATTTGAATACTGCATGGGGTCGCCACCACGGGCTATCGGAAATCGTACTTGGTTTCCCGACACTTCCAACAGTTGCTGTAACAGATCAAACGACTTGTCAGTGCTGTCGGGTCCCGCCCACTGCGCGAAGTGTGTAGCCACCATCCCCTGAAGCTCAAACCTCTCGCTGGCCGCAAGCGCTAGCGAGATGGCGTAAAGATCATCAATCTCATTCGCAACATCGCTATCAATCAACAGCGGCATACATTGACCGGGCGCAGGAACAGCCGGAACGATTCGCTGCGATGCGTCGGCTGATACGACGGTGGTGGATCCGATTTGCTGTGCAGACGCCCGTCCCGAATTCACGGATCCTGTCACAAACAGTGCAATCGAACAGACACCCAAACAAACAAACCGAACCATCGTCATTACCATCTCCATTCACCTGGCCAGCAATCTTATCGGAACCAATCGCTTCGTCCGGAACGAACTCTCATCGTGCGTGATCCTGCAACATAATACCGCACGACTCCTTCGACTCGACCATGCCATCTGCGTGAAAAAACAGCCCGAAGTTCGCCCCAAAAAAACCAGGACATGCGTCTAGCCTTTCGCTGACAGCTCCGTAATTTGCTTGGTTGCGATTCCTACGGGACGATCCATCGGCACGCCGGCACAAGTCAACAAGGTCGTCAACAAATCTCCCTGATTCCCCTGAACATCCGGAAGGAAACGCCCGGTATTCAGAGAACCGCCGCCGCGTCCGGCCAAAATGAAGGGCAAATTTTCGCGGGTATGCTTGTTACCGTCTTCCAGTCCGGAACCCCACATCATGATGCAGTTATCCAACAGTGTTCCATCGCCTTCACGCAAGCTGTGCATCTTCTTCACCATATAGGCAAATTGTTCAATATTGAATTCCGTGATGGCGGCGACTTTCCGGACCTTATCGGGCTGGTTGTTGTGGTGTGTTGTCGAATGATGCTTGTCAGAAAATCCCAGCTCCGGATAGGACGCACCGTTTGGCGTGGACCCGATGTAGGTGCACACCCGAGTCGTGTCGGTTTGGAAGGCCAACACATTCAAATCGCACATGACCTGCATGTACTCGCTACGTTTGTCTCCTTCAGGAATCTTGACCTCGATCGGTGGCGAATCCGACTTGTGACTACGGCTCGGTCGAATCCCAGCCTTTTCCAATGCCGCTTCCTTTTGACGTATTTCAATGGCGGCGATTCGTCGTTCCACCGACCGCACACTATCTAGGTATTCATCCAGCTTTTGCTGGTCGTTCGGAGACAGCGTCCGTCGTAAATCACGCGCACCACCAAGAACCAGATCCAACATATTGCGGTCCAAGGGACTGATCTCCGAGGAAACCTTGCCGCTGTCTTGATCTTTCGTATTGAACAGTCGATTCAACACATTCCGCGGATTGATTTCGGCAGGGACCGCCTGGGTTGGAGAACGAAAACTGCAATGGGAATAGTAGGCTTCGTTCAGCCCCGCTTGGTTTTCTTTCCATGTTTGGGGCATCGTGGCAAGTTCCAACGAAGGCAGCGTGGTAAACGCTCCCAATGCATTCGCCGCAATCTGGTCTGCGGAAATCGAGATTGCGATCTCATCACGCCGATCGGGATCGGGCAGCGCCGCGGTCAGCCAAGTCGACAATTCCAAGGCATGGGGGGCACCCTTGTACGGACCGTTGGAAACGCCTGAAATGCCTTTCATCATCAGACATTGATCCAAAACCGGTCGCAGTGACTGGATTGCCGGTGGTGGCGACGTCAAGAAACTGTGCGCATCGGCGGGCCAAAACTGATCCATGATCACCCCGTGGGGCATGTACATGAATCCCAAACGGACCGGAGGTTTCAACGCTTTGCCTGCCCCCGAATCCGCCCATCCCATCGCATCCAAAAGAGGCAACGCAAGCGCGGCTCCCGCACCCTTAAGATAGGATCTTCGCCCGATCGTGCTGATTGTGCTCATGAGAAACCTTTCGGGCACGCCAACTGATGCGCCCAGTCTGTCGTTGCCAACTGATTGAACTGCGTCAATCAGTTGGTCTGGCGATGTGTGAAGGGATAACTGGTGACCACGGCGGTGACGATCGTTTTCATTCGGTAGTCATCCGCTGCGATTTCTCGCATCAATTCATCGACGACGATCTCGTCGTAGCCCTCCAGCCTTCGACATAAAGCATAGGCTAACAACTTCTCCAGCAAGTTGCGTGAAAAGTCGTCGACGCGACCGGCGATCATCGCTTTCAATTCTTCGGGGCTGGTGAATCGACTTCCATCGGGAAGCTCGCCCGTGGAATCGATGGCACGACCATTTTCATCTTGATCACGCCAGCGACCAATCGCGTCAAAGTTCTCGAGGCCGAAACCGATCGGATCGAGCAATTTGTGGCAGTTGGCACAGACAGGATCCGTTCGATGCAATTCCGTCCGTTCGCGCAGTGTCAAGTTGGCCACGGATTCCTGATCCTGTGTTTCGAGTTCCGGTACATCGGGCGGCGCCGATGGCACCTGTTCGCCCAACACTTGCTGCAATACCCACACGCCGCGAATGACCGGGCTGGTGCGGTTGGGAAACGACGTGGCCGCCAGAACGCCGGGCATCCCCAAAATCCCTCCACGATTTCGGTCGGGCAAAGAAACACGACGCATCTCTGGCCCCGAAATGGCATCCGGAAGTCCGTAAATCGCTGCTAAGTCTTCATTGAGAAACGAGTATTCGCTGTCGATCAATCGCGTGACGCTGTGGTTGTTTCGTACCACGTCTTCAAAAAACAATCGCACCTCGTCATACATGGCCGATCGCATCGCGTCGGTCATCTGTGGGAACTTTGATGCATCAAACGCCCTGGTCTTCAGGTCCGTCAGCCCAAGCCATTGTGCGCCAAAACCATCAAACAACGCACGAGACCGTGGATCGTCCAGCATGCGATAGACTTGAGCCTTCAACGTCTGTGGTTCATGCAGTCGTTTGGAATCAGCCAGTGCCATCAGTTCGGCATCGGGCATCGTTGCCCACAACAAGTACGACAAACGCGCGGCGATCTGATGGTCGTCCAGTGGAACAATGCCCACCGGGGCAGCGGCCCCGACGGCCGGTGTGATGAACAGGAATTGTGGGGAAACCAACATCGCTTTGAGCATCAAACGCAGTGATCCGGTTTCTGAAAGCCCTTTTCCACGTCCGAGTTCGTAAACATTCAACAGGACCGCCACTTCATCATCCGACGCAGGCCGCCGATAGATGTTCTTGGCAAGCGATCTGGCAATCTTTTCGACGGCTGCACCAGTATTCGAACTTTCGGAGGGAAGCTGGCCGATCCATTCCCTTTGCCAGTTCGTCGGAGACGACTCGTCAGTCGCAATGACCTGGTTCACCACCTGGTCAGTGATTGCAAGGTATTGTTCCAGCTGAAGTGGGGAAAGAGAGTTGAGGTAACCTTCACCGCTGACCTCGTCGGGCAGACGATCGGCAACCTTGGGATCAACACCAAACAGATCACGCAGGGTATTGGCGTATTCTGTCTTGGTTAGACGCCGGATGACAAACGGCCCCGGGTCTTTGGGACTAAGGTATTTGACCTTATCCAGCCACTGAACAAATTTCAGTCGTTCTTCATCGCTGGGCTGCTCTAAACCTTCCGGAGGCATATCATGCGCTTTCACGCGCGCCACTGCCTTCTTCCATTTCTCACTGAAGGCGGCATGCCCCGGCGTATCAAGCGCGGGGGTAAAGCTGAGCCCTGCCTCGGTCGGACGTCGATTCTGATGACAATCCAGGCAATAGGTCTTGATGAATGGACGAATGCTTTTCTGAAAAAACTGCTCCGCTTCGGCTTTTTGAGCCGCAAGGTCCGCCGGCACAACTGACTGTGCGGAGCAATCGGCGGCCCGCATTGGCATGACGGCCAACGAGATCGCAGCAATCGTGTTCGTTAGAAACCGTTGCATTCGAATGGTTACCAGCTGGCTCATTGAATCCCTTGGTTTGCATCGGTGGATTCGGATGCTCTTTCGACCGACTTGGGGTTCGTGATCGATGGTGTCGGCCCCAATATCGCACGTCAGTCCAAATACAAATCTGACTGAACCGAATGACGCACTCATCAGCCGAAACCGTTCGTTTCAGTTGGAGGATTTCTGATACTTGCTTTCGATCCTGTCGCGAAAATCAGCATCAACAAACGGATCCTCCGTTCGCTGTTGCCACAGGGTCAAAGCCTGTTTCAATCGGCTTACCTCCTTGGACATTGCCGGATCGTTTGCCCGGTTGTCGAACTCGATCGGATCGTCCTTCAGATCGTACAATTCCCACTCGGGCGGATCAGCCAAACGCTCCATCACCAGCCTGGCCGGATGATCAGATCCCAGCTTTTCAGCCATGACGTTGGCTCGATCGCCATCGACCGACGGTGAAGCGGTGACCTCGCCGGAACGCAAGTTATGAATCAACTTGAACCGGCCATCGGTAATGGCCCTTCTTGGAAAAAACGGCGATCCGCCGTGATAATGAAATTCAGCAACTAGCGTATTGCGCCAATCCACCGATTCCGATTGCACCAAAACCGGCCTTAGCGAGCGTCCATGCAGCGGTGAATTCGTTTCGATGCCAGCTGCGTCTAAGATCGTCGGATAAATGTCGACACTGCCCACCAAACGGTTCGAAACATGTGGCTCAGACACACCCGGCCATCGGGCCAAGAACGGGATACGCAGCCCGGCTTCATAGCAACTGGTTTTTCCTCGCGCGAAGGGTGGTCCATGATCCCCAAGGAAAATGATCAACGTGTCATCCCAATGGCTCGATTGCTGAAGCATCTGGGTCAGCATTCCGATTGCCGCGTCGATCCGATGCACGCAGTTGTAGTAACCTGCGATCTTGGTTCGTTGTGCCCGCGAATTCACTTGTTGCCACGGCCACGGCGGGACATCCTGCGCGGTTAAAACTTTCTCCGGCAATCCATCGACTTGGTCTGGAAAGTATTGTGGTCCTCGATTCCCGTTGGCAAGTCGCTGGCGCGCAACATGCGGATCGAACAGATTGAACATCAAGAACCATGGATGTCCTTCTGACTGGCTGACGAACTCTTTGGCATACTGCAGTTGCTTTCGGACCAACCGGTTGCCGAATCCGTCTCTTTGCCGCATGTCAAACTGAAATGAATCTTCCGGATTCACGTGGAGCTTTCCGATAATCCCTGTTCGATATCCGGCCCGCTTGAGCACATTTGGCAACACGTCGTCACGCAATTCCGAATGCAACTGGAATCCGACATTGGCGTTCGCCAATCCGTAGTGACCGTTTCCGTGCGGGTACAAGCCAGTGAACATCGTGGACCGCGATGGGCTGCAAGACGCTTGGCTCACGTACGCCGTTTGAAACTGGACCGAATGTCTCGCCAAGTCGTCGATCTCGGGCGTTTTGGCGATCGGATCTCCGTAGCAGGAAAGCTGTGTTCCCAAATCATCAGCGGTGATCAAGAGAATGTTCAGCCTGTCCGAGGCATGGCTAACACCCACGAATAGCACCAACGCGATTGCCACCGTTTGATATAGCCGCTGAATCATGTCCAATTTTCCTGAAATAACTTGATGAATGATCCAATGCGTCCAGAACCATCCGCTACCCGCGAATGAAATGACGTCAACCTGTCAAACACGGTCAAGACGAATGGCTCTGGTGAACGCTGCGGCCGCGCGAATGTTGACAATAAGCTGTCAATTTCAGTGAGGCCCGCCCACCGCCGGAACACGCCCCGGTGGGAAGCTGAGTTGGAACTCCTGGCAGTCTATCCCAACCCGACTCTGCCGGTCCAGTTTTCGGGAACGATTGGTCGGCCACCCACGGCATTGTTCCAGTCCAGCGTTGCCTACAAACGCCATCTCAGTGGCTGGGTACACGCTGATGTCATTCCGGAAATCTAGCGCCGCCAACCGCCAAACTGTGGCGTCGCGGTGCGCTGCGTGTCGGCATACCAGTCTTTCAAACGGGACAACATCTGTGCTGCTTGAGCACGATGCTGGTCTGCCAGGTTGTTCGATTCCGAAGGGTCTTGGTCCAGGCGGTACAGCTCCAGACGCTCGTTTTCAAAGCTTCCTTTTGCGGCCCTGGGATGTTGGACGACCAGCTTCCATGGACCGTCTCGCATCGCCTCGGAACGCCCCCCGTTGTTGCTAAGCGAAGCCCAATAAAGAGGCCGACTTTCCAGAGTCTGACGCCGAAGCAGCAGGGGCGACAAGTCAACACCGTCAAGTCGCCGATCCGCGGGTAATTGCACTCCGGCGAGAGACAACAGAGTGGGCATCACATCCAAAGTGATCGCGGGAACATCACTCTTGCTGCCGGCTGCAATTCGACCTGGCCACCAGGCAATGAAGGGAACCTTATGCCCGCCCTCGTACACGCTGCCTTTGTTACCTCGCAGACCGGGACTGCCGCTGGGAAAATCGTTGGCCGCACCGTTGTCAGAGAAAAATAAAACGAGTGTTTTGCGATCCAGTCCAAGTTCGGTCAACTTCTTTCGAATCTGACCGACCCCCTGATCGATCGGCAAAGTCATTCCGCGATACTTTTCAATGCGTTCGTCATGATCCGCGGGCTTCCAACGATTCCAACCTCCGTCTTCGGTGCGTCGTGGCGGATCGCCGGGCGTCTGAACCGGATTGTGAATCGCCAAATGCGGAATATACAGACAGAATGGCTGGTCTCGACTTCGCTGGATAAAGTCAACCGCGTAAGCGTTGATCAAATCGGTGACGTACCCTTTTTCTTTCGTTTCTTCACGTCCATGCCACCAATCGTGTTCATTGTGGTCACCAACGTGGCTGACGAAGTCGATGTTGCCGCTGTGATACCCGATGAACTGATCAAAACCATGGTTTTGCGGGTGAAAATCGTCGGAGTTATGGACATACCCCTGATGCCACTTGCCGATCAGTGCCGTCGCATATCCTTGGGATTGCAACATCTCTGCAAAGGTAACTTCAGACGTTTGCAATCCCTTTCGGTGCTCCGGATGACTTCGCACCGGATGGATCACTGCCTCGATTCCCGCACGTTGCTGGTAGCGACCGGTCAGCAAACCCGCACGCGTCGGCGAACAGACAGTTCCAGAGGAATGGAAGTCGGTCAATCGCATGCCCTCCGCAGCCAGGCGGTCGATCTCAGGCGTCTGAAAGTACGGATTGCCGAAGCAACTGATCCCGGCGTATCCCATATCATCGACCATGATGATCACAAAGTTGGGACGATCGTCCGCAAAGGCAAATGACGAAGTGAACAGAAAGATTAACAGGCAAACTAGACGCTTCATCATTCCGCTGATCTGTTGGTGACGCCGACTTTGAACCACACTCAATCATCCGCCGAACCATCATAGCGGAACTCACACGCCCCCCCGGCCAGGTTCAGACCAAGGCCCTCGATCCAACCGCCGTGCAACGAACCAAGATGAAGACCGCGATGGGCTAAGCTTGCCAGGCTGCTAATTTGCGTCGCAGAAATTCAACGCTGCGTTGCAACTGATCGAATCCTTCGACACCATCTTCCACACTGATCCAACCATCAAACCCGATGTCCTGAAGGATCGCAAAGATCTGGTCGTAGTCATTCAGCCCTTTTCCGATCTCACCATGGCAAAGTCGCTGCGCATAACCTTCGACATCCATCTCTTCATGCCGCAGGTCATCCCAAGTGCCTTCCTTCAGATAGCGGTCTGATGCGTGCATCGTTACGACGCGATCTTTGACGCGTTGCAGTAGTTCGATCGGATCTTCCCCAGCGATCAACGTGTTGGAGGGATCGTAGTTGACCCCGAAGCCAGGAACGTCGATCGCGTCGACCAGATCACAAAACACATCAGCGTATTGGGCGAACTCGGGATAGGTCCAATAGTTGTCTTTGTAATGGTTTTCGATAATCAGCGTGATCCCTCGTTCTTTCGCGTACGGGATGCAAGCCCGGATACAATCCGCGGCATATCGAATTCCGTCCTGACGACTAATCTCCGGCCGACGCTGGCCGCTGAGTACACGACAATATTGGCCCCCAAGTTCGGCCGTCATATTGATCCAGTACTTTTCTTTTTCGACCTGGTCGGCGCGAAAGCCATCATCGGGATGAGTGAAATCGGGCGAACAACACATCATCGGCATTTGTAGACCAGACGATTCGATCAATTTTCGGTATCGGCCCCAGACACTGGAATCCTTCAGATCCAAAAGCCCGCTGTACAACTCCAGACCATCGATCGGCAACGTTGCGGCAAGATCAATCCACTGCTCCAACTTCATCGTGCCATCGATGCACAAGGCATCCATGTAGGCCTTCGGAAAAACGGCTAATTTCGGCATGGCATTCAACTTTCTTTTCGATCCCTGGGGCCCGACGTTCCGTTGCGATCGAAACGTCGACCTTCACCAAGAGCATCCCCATCACATGTCCCAATTCAATTCCAAAGTGTTCAGGGGCGCAAGACGGCTTTGACGATTTGTCCACTGTGCATGGTTTCAAAAGCGGTTTGCCACTGATCGAGCGTCCAGACGCCACCAATGATGGGTCGCACATCAAGCGCACCACTGGAAAGCAGCGCGATCACACGTTCCCAGATAGCCCAATGATGCGAAAAGCTTCCCTGCACGGTGATGTTCTTTTGGATCATGGGGTCAAGCGTAAAACCATCCGATGGTGCACCCCAACCAACTTTGCAGATCCAGCCCGCCGGTCTTACCAAATCCAAAGCGATTTTCATCGTCGGCCCCACTCCCGCCGCATCGACGACACCATCGCATCCCATTGCGTCGCGTTGCAGTGCCCAATCACGGGCATCGCCAACGATGGTGCTGCAACCATACTGCATCGCGATGTCCAACCGCGGCCGATCCTTTTCCAAACCGACGATCGCAACCTCGGCACCACACAGCTTGGCGATGGCCGCGCAAAGGATCCCGATTGTCCCCGGTCCCAAGACCAAAATTCGGTCGCCTGGAAAAATCCGCACGTTCCCGACCACGGTGTTGTAGGCCACGCAACAAGGTTCCACCAAGCACGCCGACTCGAATGGCAACGAATCGGGAATCGCGTGCAAAGTCCGCGCGGGTACCCGAACAAACCTCGTCATCGCGCCATCAACGCCATATCCAAAACCCTTGCGAGACGGATCCAAGTTGTACAAA
The Crateriforma spongiae DNA segment above includes these coding regions:
- a CDS encoding sulfatase; translated protein: MNISQSEFIPRLLAIGMLVVAATSHGAETRPNFLLIAIDDLNDYVGCLDGHPNAITPNLDRLAERGVLFTRAYCNSPVCQPSRTSLWTGLRPTTTGITANRSPWFRESSNHPDAVSLPQAMASAGYSTLGFGKLFHVGRQAESAVEWQRSNVFSYGPRQKPKLNYASGDSITDWGVPPKDRDQASSFDPIIADRTIAALNDRHSRPLLLGCGFYRPHTPLYAASQWFDMHPEADIALPQTIPDDNDDLVYFGRRPRRPQDIEAPGLFNQDWAEKTGKWKDVLRAYLACTSAMDHQLGRVLDALDRGPHAKNTYVIVFSDHGWHLGEKRHWGKAALWEQTTRIPMIVAGPGIPSGIRYDQPVDLLTIAPTVLDYAGVQPLGELDGHSLRPILEDPTRNWPHPVLTTFVDHHALRTPRWRYIRYSSGEEELYDHSRDSEEFENLAVTHRQDAQVQSTLAELRKRMSDLLSP
- a CDS encoding nucleoside hydrolase, coding for MPLLIDSDVANEIDDLYAISLALAASERFELQGMVATHFAQWAGPDSTDKSFDLLQQLLEVSGNQVRFPIARGGDPMQYSNVPTSSEGADLIVRLARQASPSNPLWVVVLGAATNTASAILQAPDIQPYLRVVFHARCAHHWPERTVQFNVVGDVIAVQALLESQVPLVWFDTGTKLTIPYAETKARLAPMGATGEFLHRFRDQKPQFAKVTKGFFDVGDIAWLMDPTLCKMEVVSTPRLQRTLAFERSQRHGEMLRVSEIDVDRTWKLFFDSLTRSPQIR
- a CDS encoding DUF1552 domain-containing protein; translation: MSTISTIGRRSYLKGAGAALALPLLDAMGWADSGAGKALKPPVRLGFMYMPHGVIMDQFWPADAHSFLTSPPPAIQSLRPVLDQCLMMKGISGVSNGPYKGAPHALELSTWLTAALPDPDRRDEIAISISADQIAANALGAFTTLPSLELATMPQTWKENQAGLNEAYYSHCSFRSPTQAVPAEINPRNVLNRLFNTKDQDSGKVSSEISPLDRNMLDLVLGGARDLRRTLSPNDQQKLDEYLDSVRSVERRIAAIEIRQKEAALEKAGIRPSRSHKSDSPPIEVKIPEGDKRSEYMQVMCDLNVLAFQTDTTRVCTYIGSTPNGASYPELGFSDKHHSTTHHNNQPDKVRKVAAITEFNIEQFAYMVKKMHSLREGDGTLLDNCIMMWGSGLEDGNKHTRENLPFILAGRGGGSLNTGRFLPDVQGNQGDLLTTLLTCAGVPMDRPVGIATKQITELSAKG
- a CDS encoding DUF1592 domain-containing protein; translation: MSQLVTIRMQRFLTNTIAAISLAVMPMRAADCSAQSVVPADLAAQKAEAEQFFQKSIRPFIKTYCLDCHQNRRPTEAGLSFTPALDTPGHAAFSEKWKKAVARVKAHDMPPEGLEQPSDEERLKFVQWLDKVKYLSPKDPGPFVIRRLTKTEYANTLRDLFGVDPKVADRLPDEVSGEGYLNSLSPLQLEQYLAITDQVVNQVIATDESSPTNWQREWIGQLPSESSNTGAAVEKIARSLAKNIYRRPASDDEVAVLLNVYELGRGKGLSETGSLRLMLKAMLVSPQFLFITPAVGAAAPVGIVPLDDHQIAARLSYLLWATMPDAELMALADSKRLHEPQTLKAQVYRMLDDPRSRALFDGFGAQWLGLTDLKTRAFDASKFPQMTDAMRSAMYDEVRLFFEDVVRNNHSVTRLIDSEYSFLNEDLAAIYGLPDAISGPEMRRVSLPDRNRGGILGMPGVLAATSFPNRTSPVIRGVWVLQQVLGEQVPSAPPDVPELETQDQESVANLTLRERTELHRTDPVCANCHKLLDPIGFGLENFDAIGRWRDQDENGRAIDSTGELPDGSRFTSPEELKAMIAGRVDDFSRNLLEKLLAYALCRRLEGYDEIVVDELMREIAADDYRMKTIVTAVVTSYPFTHRQTN
- a CDS encoding sulfatase family protein, translating into MIQRLYQTVAIALVLFVGVSHASDRLNILLITADDLGTQLSCYGDPIAKTPEIDDLARHSVQFQTAYVSQASCSPSRSTMFTGLYPHGNGHYGLANANVGFQLHSELRDDVLPNVLKRAGYRTGIIGKLHVNPEDSFQFDMRQRDGFGNRLVRKQLQYAKEFVSQSEGHPWFLMFNLFDPHVARQRLANGNRGPQYFPDQVDGLPEKVLTAQDVPPWPWQQVNSRAQRTKIAGYYNCVHRIDAAIGMLTQMLQQSSHWDDTLIIFLGDHGPPFARGKTSCYEAGLRIPFLARWPGVSEPHVSNRLVGSVDIYPTILDAAGIETNSPLHGRSLRPVLVQSESVDWRNTLVAEFHYHGGSPFFPRRAITDGRFKLIHNLRSGEVTASPSVDGDRANVMAEKLGSDHPARLVMERLADPPEWELYDLKDDPIEFDNRANDPAMSKEVSRLKQALTLWQQRTEDPFVDADFRDRIESKYQKSSN
- a CDS encoding sulfatase-like hydrolase/transferase translates to MMKRLVCLLIFLFTSSFAFADDRPNFVIIMVDDMGYAGISCFGNPYFQTPEIDRLAAEGMRLTDFHSSGTVCSPTRAGLLTGRYQQRAGIEAVIHPVRSHPEHRKGLQTSEVTFAEMLQSQGYATALIGKWHQGYVHNSDDFHPQNHGFDQFIGYHSGNIDFVSHVGDHNEHDWWHGREETKEKGYVTDLINAYAVDFIQRSRDQPFCLYIPHLAIHNPVQTPGDPPRRTEDGGWNRWKPADHDERIEKYRGMTLPIDQGVGQIRKKLTELGLDRKTLVLFFSDNGAANDFPSGSPGLRGNKGSVYEGGHKVPFIAWWPGRIAAGSKSDVPAITLDVMPTLLSLAGVQLPADRRLDGVDLSPLLLRRQTLESRPLYWASLSNNGGRSEAMRDGPWKLVVQHPRAAKGSFENERLELYRLDQDPSESNNLADQHRAQAAQMLSRLKDWYADTQRTATPQFGGWRR
- a CDS encoding sugar phosphate isomerase/epimerase family protein → MPKLAVFPKAYMDALCIDGTMKLEQWIDLAATLPIDGLELYSGLLDLKDSSVWGRYRKLIESSGLQMPMMCCSPDFTHPDDGFRADQVEKEKYWINMTAELGGQYCRVLSGQRRPEISRQDGIRYAADCIRACIPYAKERGITLIIENHYKDNYWTYPEFAQYADVFCDLVDAIDVPGFGVNYDPSNTLIAGEDPIELLQRVKDRVVTMHASDRYLKEGTWDDLRHEEMDVEGYAQRLCHGEIGKGLNDYDQIFAILQDIGFDGWISVEDGVEGFDQLQRSVEFLRRKLAAWQA
- a CDS encoding zinc-binding dehydrogenase; amino-acid sequence: MSMPAVVNYKAEKHCVELRELDVPEFGDDEVLLEVGNVGVCGSDLHQWTNDQSWPVNYPVVLGHEFCGTVAKVGRRVDGFREGDRVVSETAAVIDPDSPMTRRGLYNLDPSRKGFGYGVDGAMTRFVRVPARTLHAIPDSLPFESACLVEPCCVAYNTVVGNVRIFPGDRILVLGPGTIGILCAAIAKLCGAEVAIVGLEKDRPRLDIAMQYGCSTIVGDARDWALQRDAMGCDGVVDAAGVGPTMKIALDLVRPAGWICKVGWGAPSDGFTLDPMIQKNITVQGSFSHHWAIWERVIALLSSGALDVRPIIGGVWTLDQWQTAFETMHSGQIVKAVLRP